In the genome of Engraulis encrasicolus isolate BLACKSEA-1 chromosome 21, IST_EnEncr_1.0, whole genome shotgun sequence, the window acCATGTTAGGGAACATTCCTTACATTCAGCTACCGGGATTAATGATATATTACATACATGCAAAAATAATGAGTTGCTAAACATTCATTATACAAATAACTAAGCTATTGGACTGATCTACAACATAGAACATTATTGTTGTCTTGTTTTTTGTCAGTATCTATGGATTGATTAATCAAACCAAACAATTAATAATTATAAGTACTAACATGTCTTACCTGAGTGTTGCCAAACCACAATTTGGATTCTTCAATCCACTGCAAAGTTCTTtgactccaacatctccaattCTGTTGCCACTGAGGTACAATTTCTTCACTTTTGAGGATGCGTTGCAGAGGACAGATGCCAGTGTTGTACAGCTTGCTTCACTTAGACTACAGCTATCAAGCCTGGAATTGGGGAGGGGAAAATACATTAAAACCATTTTCAATTAGTAATTACATCTCTTAATAAGCTCTAGCCTGCAGAGTATTCATTGTTTTAAACAGTAACCTCTTGTCTGAAAATGTACTCACTGCCCTCATACTTACAGGAGAGTTTGGGATTCCTCCACAACTGGCTTCAGCCTCAGGAGACCTTTGTCAGATCTGATGTACTTCTTCAAGTCAAACACATCCAGTATCTGGTCTGatgtcagcagcacaaacactagAGCTGACCACTGGCCAGGGGAGAGCTGGGATTCAGCAAGTGTCCCTGCACTCAGGAAGCTCTGGATCTCCTCCACTAAGGAgtggtcattcagttcatttaggcagtggaagaggttgatcaCCCTCTCTGACGAAGGGACCTCTCTGATCTTCTCCTTGATGTAACTGATTGTTTTATCATTACCAGTCTGCTTCTGTCCTCTCTGTAGTAGGCCATGCAGGAGAGTCTGGTTGGAGTCCAGAGAGAGACCAAGAAGGAAACGGAGGAAGAGGTCAAAGCGGCCATCTTTATACTCCAGAGCTTTGTCCACAGCATTCTTGTGTAGGATGGTCATGGATTCTTCCCCAGGAGGAGATTGGGGTACGGACAGCACATCTTTCGTTTTGGTTGCCATcatcagaaacacatacagagcTGCAAGATACTCCTGAATACTCAGGTGGATAAAGCAGAACACTGTTGTTTGAAAGATTCCAGACTCTTCTCTGAAGATCTGGGTGCAGACACCTGAACGTACTGCTGCTTCTCTGACATCAATGCCACACCCTCTCATGTCGTCTTCATAGAAGATGAGATTTCCCTTCTCCAATTGGTTGTAGGCCAGCTTCCCAAGATCAAGGATAAGATCCTGGTTCCATTGTGGGTCAGGGTCATGCACATCGTCATACTTTTGGCTCTTCTGTTTGGTTTGAAAAATCAGGAAAAATGTGTACATCTCCGTCAAAGTCTTTGGAAGCTGTTTTGATTCCGAAGAGCTGAGAATCATCTCAAGAACACAAGCAGTGATCCAGCAAAacactggaatgtggcacataaTGTGGAGGCTCCTTGAGGATGTAATGTGAGAAACGATTCTGCTTGCAAGAGTCTCATCACTGATCCTCTTCCAGAAGTACTCCTCCTTCTGTGTGTCATTGAAGCCATGTATCTCTGTAACAAGGTCAACACACTCAGGAGGAatctgactggctgctgctggtcgggagGTTATCCAAAgtagagcagagggaagcagattgCCCTTGATGAGATTTGTCAGGAGCACATCCAGTGATGTGACACCCGCCACATCAGACCAACTTTCATTCTTCTGGAAGTCAAGTGGGAGTCGacattcatccagaccatcaaagatgaacagtATGTTGTACTTCTCTTGGTTGGCAAACCTTAACTGCTTCAGCTCTGGAAAGAAGTGGTGAAGAAGATCCATCAAAGAGTGTTGTTTGTCTTTCAAGAGGTTGAGCTCCCGAAAAGGCAAAGGGAAAATTAAGTGAATCTCTTTGTTGTCTTTGTTGGCTTTTGTCCAGTCCAGGATGTACTTCTGAATGGAGACGGTTTTGCCGATGCCAGCTACACCCTTCATCATAACTCTTCTGCTTGGTTTGTCTTGACCAGGTAAAGGCTTGAAGAGGTCACTGCATCTGATTGGTTTCTCCAGTCCAGCTGGCGTCTTGGATCTGGACTCAATCTGCCTGACTTCATGCTCCTCATTTACTTTCCCACTTCCTCCTTCAGTGATGTAGATCTCTGTGTAGATCTTCTCTAGCAGAGCAGATTCTCCTTGTTTGGGGATTCCTTCAAACACTTTCTGGTATTTGGTCCTGAGATTTCTTTTCATCTCATCCTGACAAAGTACATCCAGCTCATCTGGTTCACAAGCAAAAACAGTAATCATACAAACAACTGACACAGTCACAATCACAGTTGTTCCTTTGAGCTAGTGGTATTGTAGTTGTACATAAGTGATACAAATAAAGTACTAGagcaaatgacacaaaatgttcaAGTTTACATGGACTCTTAAAATATACCAATGTTTTGTAATTGGTACAAATAAATGAAGAAGAAAACTGATGTTGTGTCCCAGAGGGGAAGGGGGGATTCTTACTTTCTCTCAGTTTGCCAGCCAGATCCCCTCTGTCCATCTTCCATAGGAAGTGCAGTGCCATCTTGAAAGCTCCTTCTCTGGCATCacgctcatcctcttctctcttctcaaagTCTTCTTGATAATCTGGACTAAGAATCCTCTTCAGTCTCTGCAGCTCGCTCTTCACAAAGGTGTTGATTTTCTTCTCAAGCACCTGAAGCACAGACCACATTCAGTAGCCATCTAAACCACAAGCAATATGATTGCTGTGTGCCTAGAACTACACATGCAACCGCGGCGGAAGACTGCAGCACTTTGTAACATACTGTAGGTGTTATCTACGGGGCAGAAGACTGGAGCACTTTGTAACATACTGTAGGTGTCATCTAAGGGGCAGAAGACTGGAGCACTTTCTAACATGCTCTAGGTGACATCTTCGGGGCAGAAGACTGTAGTTGGAGCCTTAAGGGGCAAAGGTCATGGCATCCAGTGTGGCTGAGAGGACAAACAGTCCTTTGAGCGTGCGGGCTGGACTGAACTGATTCATTGCATATAGACCCACTCTCAGTTAATTGTCTTTTATTTTCCAAGTTTTAAATTATTTGTAAAACTCAACATTTGCTACATTAAATGGTCTTTAGACTAAATGGAACAACAACTTCTCGTCATCATTCACCTGCACGAGTGAAGAGAATCCAACTCAGTCACCAGTAGTAGTTAAAAGGAAACAAAAGGAAAACTGGAAAAAGCTACTACATCAACATAGACGTTCAGAAGATCACCCCTCagggttttgtcaatattgcacccaCACGTGTCTGCGTACATTGTGACTGGTGCTCTAGTGCATAAAAAAGTGACATAAAATTCACATtattcatacagtatattttatacAGCAGCAGCCCCTGTCTATTTATGTCCAAACTGCTGCCTGTGCATTTGCCATCATGGTCAAAGTTAAATTCATGCAATTTCCGGCTGCATGTGGAATTAAGGTAATAGTGTACAgttagaatatagaatatatatagaatagaatatatactttatttgtcatgcaagcatgaaatgtatctttggtctcaccataaaaacataaacgtacattcactccattaaaaaCTCACActctaaaaaacataaatacacatataaaACATTGCatacatgttttatgtgtgtatttatgtttttatgttagATGACATTTTGTATTGTCCACGTAACGTCATGTACAGTGTGTTAGATGACATGTTGTATTGCTAACGTAACTTCATTAGGACAATAGAGTATGATAAGTAACATGTTGTATTGTTAACGTAACTTcatgaaatacatgaaaacaggAACTACGTATATCAATACAAAAGCAATGTACATACCTGGAATACAGCAGCTAGATCCTGCTGCTCATTCCGGCCACTGCTGTCTGGTTGACGACTCCTCTTGTGCTTTCTAGAAATAAATCAGACAATCAGAAGTTAGTTCCTGCTGCTCAGTCTGACCAACCTGCTTCATGTCTCCTCTTTTGCTGGAATTTTAtcaatttatttatctatttattctgTATCAAACCGCTTTCAGTCCTCCAGGAAGGCCCTTAAACGTGCCTCAGGTCGTCTTTCATGGCTCAAATGAGGCCATTTAACTCACCTTAGGTCAGTGTTCCCGGGCTATTCTAGGTTTACTGTAGCAATAAGCATACTAATGTGTGCTAGACTGACTATATAGGAGGAGTTTCAAATACCTGCAATCATGTGCCATACGTCATCTTCCCCTCTGAAGTCAACATGTGCTACTACACCATATGTCACACTGAGGAACATACTGCACCTTCTTTGACATACCTGAATTTTGATGATGTGTCTTCCTCTCTAAACATTGGATGGTCCCCATCTTTTGACCGGTCGTCTCTAAACATTGGATGGTCCCCATCTTTTGACCAGTCGTCTCTAAACATTGGATGGTCCCCATCTTTTGAACGGTCGTCTCTAAACATTGGATGGTCCCCATCTTTTGACCTGTCCTCTCTAAACATTGGATGGTCCCCATCTTTTGACCAGTCCTCTCTAAAGTTTGGATGGTCCCCATCTTTTGACCGGTCCTCTCTAAACTTTGGATGGTCCCCATCTTTTGACCTGTCCTCTCTAAACTTTGGATGGTCCCCATCTTTTGACCTGTCCTCTCTAAACTTTGGATGGTCCCCA includes:
- the LOC134437463 gene encoding NACHT, LRR and PYD domains-containing protein 12-like codes for the protein MSQRPESSAQSSVSLKSDWSKDGNLPNFRQEHTHSKPRVMSQRPESSAQSSVSLKSDESKDGNLPNFRREDTHSKPRVMSQRPESSAQSSVSLKSDWSKDGNLPNFRGESVSPEQRVMSQRPESSAQSSVSLKSDWSKDGNLPNFRRESMLPEQRDDWSKDGDHPMFRDDRSKDGDHPMFREEDTSSKFRKHKRSRQPDSSGRNEQQDLAAVFQVLEKKINTFVKSELQRLKRILSPDYQEDFEKREEDERDAREGAFKMALHFLWKMDRGDLAGKLRENELDVLCQDEMKRNLRTKYQKVFEGIPKQGESALLEKIYTEIYITEGGSGKVNEEHEVRQIESRSKTPAGLEKPIRCSDLFKPLPGQDKPSRRVMMKGVAGIGKTVSIQKYILDWTKANKDNKEIHLIFPLPFRELNLLKDKQHSLMDLLHHFFPELKQLRFANQEKYNILFIFDGLDECRLPLDFQKNESWSDVAGVTSLDVLLTNLIKGNLLPSALLWITSRPAAASQIPPECVDLVTEIHGFNDTQKEEYFWKRISDETLASRIVSHITSSRSLHIMCHIPVFCWITACVLEMILSSSESKQLPKTLTEMYTFFLIFQTKQKSQKYDDVHDPDPQWNQDLILDLGKLAYNQLEKGNLIFYEDDMRGCGIDVREAAVRSGVCTQIFREESGIFQTTVFCFIHLSIQEYLAALYVFLMMATKTKDVLSVPQSPPGEESMTILHKNAVDKALEYKDGRFDLFLRFLLGLSLDSNQTLLHGLLQRGQKQTGNDKTISYIKEKIREVPSSERVINLFHCLNELNDHSLVEEIQSFLSAGTLAESQLSPGQWSALVFVLLTSDQILDVFDLKKYIRSDKGLLRLKPVVEESQTLLLDSCSLSEASCTTLASVLCNASSKVKKLYLSGNRIGDVGVKELCSGLKNPNCGLATLRLSGCSVTGEGFAALASALQSNPSSHLEELDLRGNDPGHSEVKLLIDLLQDPACKLQTLRLLESDAADQACVYLTSILHENPLMLTELNLNGKIPGDSGVKQFCALLGDPHCRIKSLRLDSCSLSETSCKTLASVLCNASSKVKKLDLSGNRIGDVGVKELCSGLKNPICALETLRLSCCGVTGEGYAALASALQSNPSSHLEDLDLRGNDPGHSEVKLLIDLLQDRVCKLQTLRLLESDAADQACVYLTSILHENPLMRTELDLDEKIPGDSGVKQFCALLGDPHCRIMTLRLVV